A portion of the Lolium rigidum isolate FL_2022 chromosome 1, APGP_CSIRO_Lrig_0.1, whole genome shotgun sequence genome contains these proteins:
- the LOC124705376 gene encoding beta-glucuronosyltransferase GlcAT14A-like: MESNDRDEHQSPSIKLRRGGSDVTTSLVNGRWVISAAVTVFLFIAATLLAVSSSLSMNPISASFYTFVSATRASFAAPPTPPPGADMPRLAYLISGSKGDLDRLWRVLHALYHPRNLYVVHLDLESSVEDRLELAVRVDNSTVFQRVGNVEVIRRSNMVTYRGPTMVANTLHACAMLLHRSRDWDWFINLSASDYPLMTQDDILHVFSTLPRNVSFMEHTSRLGWKANVRGRPLIVDPGLYMSTKQDIFTVTQRRELPTAFKLYTGSAWMALTRDFLEYVVWGWESNLPRTLLMYYTNFVSSPEFYFQTLLCNTPRFVPTVANHDLHYIQWGKPAGQHPLNLRLADKGRMVSSNAPFARKIGRDDPLLDAIDAELLLGRGKNATAGMFVPGGWCGQSGNCSAAAAGVDDWVLRPGPGAERLGRLMDRIVRSEAFVNDQCK, translated from the exons ATGGAGTCCAACGACCGGGACGAGCACCAGTCGCCGTCGATCAAGCTCCGGCGTGGCGGCAGCGACGTGACGACGTCGCTGGTCAATGGCAGGTGGGTGATCTCGGCCGCCGTCACCGTGTTCCTGTTCATCGCCGCCACGCTTCTCGCAGTGTCGTCTTCGCTGTCGATGAACCCCATCTCGGCCTCCTTCTACACCTTCGTCTCGGCCACCCGCGCAAGCTTTGCCGCGCCGCCGACGCCTCCCCCCGGTGCCGACATGCCGCGGCTAGCCTACCTGATCTCCGGGTCCAAGGGCGACCTGGACCGGCTGTGGCGGGTGCTGCACGCGCTCTACCACCCGCGGAACCTGTACGTGGTACACCTGGACCTCGAATCCAGCGTGGAGGACCGGCTGGAGCTGGCGGTGAGGGTGGACAACAGCACGGTCTTCCAGCGGGTCGGCAATGTCGAGGTGATCCGGCGCTCCAACATGGTGACTTACCGCGGCCCGACCATGGTGGCCAACACCCTGCATGCCTGCGCCATGCTCCTCCACCGGAGCCGCGATTGGGACTGGTTCATCAACCTCTCCGCTTCCGACTACCCGCTCATGACACAGGACG ATATCCTGCACGTATTCTCGACGCTGCCGAGGAACGTCAGCTTCATGGAGCATACCAGCCGACTGGGCTGGAAGGC GAACGTGCGGGGGAGGCCTCTGATTGTGGACCCAGGGCTGTACATGTCGACGAAGCAGGACATCTTCACAGTGACGCAGCGGCGGGAGCTGCCGACGGCGTTCAAGCTGTACACGGGGTCGGCGTGGATGGCGCTGACGCGGGACTTCCTGGAGTACGTGGTGTGGGGGTGGGAGTCCAACCTGCCGAGGACGCTCCTCATGTACTACACCAACTTCGTCTCCTCCCCGGAGTTCTACTTCCAGACCCTGCTCTGCAACACGCCGCGCTTCGTGCCCACCGTCGCCAACCACGACCTGCACTACATCCAGTGGGGCAAACCGGCGGGGCAGCACCCGCTCAATCTCCGCCTCGCCGACAAGGGCCGCATGGTGAGCAGCAACGCGCCCTTCGCGCGCAAGATCGGGCGCGACGACCCCCTGCTAGACGCCATTGACGCCGAGCTCCTGCTAGGCCGCGGGAAGAACGCCACCGCCGGGATGTTCGTGCCGGGCGGGTGGTGCGGCCAAAGCGGTAACTGCAGCGCCGCGGCCGCCGGTGTCGACGATTGGGTGCTCAGGCCTGGGCCTGGCGCCGAGAGGCTGGGGAGGCTCATGGACAGGATCGTCAGGTCTGAGGCCTTCGTCAACGACCAGTGCAAATAG